From the Musa acuminata AAA Group cultivar baxijiao chromosome BXJ3-7, Cavendish_Baxijiao_AAA, whole genome shotgun sequence genome, one window contains:
- the LOC135642591 gene encoding beta-glucosidase 24-like isoform X2: MELGKGGLLFFVFLLGSSSPCASSAELGRSGFPRGFVFGTASSAYQYEGASREGDKGPSIWDNFTHMHPEKIADRSNGDVAVDSYHRYKEDVAIMKDMGLDAYRFSISWPRILPNGRLSGGVNREGIKYYNSLIDELIAKGLQPFVTLFHWDSPQALEDRYGGFLSYHVVGDFRDYAEICFREFGDRVKHWITFNEPWSYSAGGYAMGILAPGRCSLWEEPGCGAGNSGREPYVVAHHQLLAHAAAVAVYRRKYQSFQKGKIGITLVSNWMVPYSNSKANTDAVERALDFMFMDALTKGDYPFNMRALVKDRLPKFTRKQSRLVKGSFDFIGLNYYTARYVHDLPRSNRVHKSYSTDSCTNATVTRNGIPIGPRAASSWLYIYPRGIRDLLLYTKTKYDNPVIFITENGVSELDKTTSSLEEALEDKMRIDYHRKHLSFVQEAIREGVDVRGYFAWSLLDNFEWFAGYTVRFGINYVDYKDDLKRYPKSSSLWFRKFLGS; this comes from the exons ATGGAGCTCGGAAAAGGTGGTCTtctcttcttcgtcttcctccttGGTTCGTCTTCGCCATGCGCGAGCTCCGCGGAGCTCGGACGGAGCGGCTTTCCGCGGGGGTTCGTCTTCGGGACTGCCTCCTCGGCTTATCAG TATGAAGGTGCCTCTAGAGAAGGTGATAAAGGGCCAAGTATATGGGACAACTTCACCCACATGCAtccag AGAAAATAGCCGACCGGAGCAATGGAGATGTTGCAGTCGACTCTTATCATCGGTACAAG GAAGATGTAGCGATCATGAAGGACATGGGTTTGGATGCTTACAGATTCTCTATATCCTGGCCAAGGATTTTGCCCA ATGGAAGATTAAGCGGTGGAGTGAACCGAGAAGGCATCAAGTACTACAACAGCCTCATCGATGAGCTCATCGCCAAAG GTCTGCAGCCATTTGTGACTTTGTTCCACTGGGACTCTCCCCAGGCCTTGGAAGACCGATACGGAGGTTTCCTGAGCTACCATGTGGT GGGCGACTTCCGGGACTACGCGGAGATCTGCTTTCGGGAGTTCGGCGATCGGGTGAAGCACTGGATAACCTTCAACGAGCCATGGAGCTACAGCGCCGGGGGGTACGCCATGGGGATTCTGGCTCCGGGCCGGTGCTCGCTGTGGGAGGAACCCGGTTGTGGCGCCGGCAACTCCGGCAGGGAGCCTTATGTTGTGGCTCATCATCAACTGTTAGCTCATGCTGcagctgtagcagtgtacagaagAAAGTATCAG TCATTTCAGAAAGGGAAAATAGGCATAACACTAGTCTCCAATTGGATGGTTCCATACTCTAATTCAAAGGCCAACACGGACGCAGTGGAGAGAGCTTTGGATTTCAT GTTCATGGATGCTTTAACAAAAGGTGATTACCCATTCAACATGAGAGCACTCGTCAAGGATCGATTACCTAAGTTTACCAGGAAGCAATCGAGATTGGTCAAGGGATCCTTCGATTTCATCGGACTCAATTACTACACGGCAAGATATGTTCATGATCTTCCGAGGTCTAACAGAGTTCACAAAAGCTACAGCACTGATTCATGCACCAACGCGACAG TGACCCGAAATGGAATACCGATCGGACCAAGG GCAGCATCGTCTTGGCTTTACATCTATCCAAGAGGCATAAGGGATCTCCTGCTCTACACAAAGACTAAATACGACAACCCTGTAATCTTCATTACGGAAAACG GAGTCAGTGAGCTTGACAAGACTACATCGTCACTTGAAGAAGCCCTCGAGGACAAGATGAGGATAGATTACCACCGGAAACATCTGTCTTTTGTGCAGGAAGCTATCAG GGAAGGAGTTGATGTGAGAGGATACTTCGCATGGTCACTGTTGGATAACTTCGAGTGGTTCGCTGGATACACCGTTCGATTTGGGATCAACTACGTCGACTACAAAGATGATCTGAAGAGATACCCCAAGAGTTCCTCTCTCTGGTTTCGGAAATTCCTCGGAAGTTAG
- the LOC135642389 gene encoding transcription factor bHLH130-like: MYRSHPVPPLKDLNLPYPSAGPFGVQRTEEPGSDLLVHHHHHHHQQMSSGLLRYRSAPSSLLGEVCEEFDPVSAASHETETMYARFLAPDPRDEVRDKPSGVAASSAGHSSPHVPPPPAAPEVNEQQSRGFSSAPHTMFHLQQQQPQQMPSHSSVESSFPVSGSSSSLIRQSSSPAGFLSHLNANSGYGMMRGMGGFRDGSGFMMDGTHRSKGQLSFPSRQNSVLSHISEMESEEAMEGSSPRERSGDGRSFISAFSVASWDESSLFNNSFSGLERGREVEEKMTAGLISLEPQNGEGRNHASGVPHQLSLPKSSPVMTAIEKFLQIHDAVPFKIRAKRGCATHPRSIAERVRRTRISERMKKLQELVPNMDKQTNTADMLDLALDYIKNLQKQVKALSESRASCSCSASTHKLY; the protein is encoded by the exons aTGTACAGATCTCATCCGGTGCCGCCGTTGAAAGATCTCAACCTTCCTTACCCGTCCGCCGGTCCTTTCGGTGTGCAGCGAACAGAGGAACCTGGATCCGATCTGCTcgttcaccaccaccaccaccaccaccagcagaTGAGCTCGGGCCTCCTCCGGTATCGATCGGCCCCAAGCTCGCTGCTCGGTGAAGTCTGCGAGGAATTCGACCCTGTTAGTGCCGCCAGCCACGAGACCGAGACCATGTACGCCCGCTTCTTGGCGCCGGATCCCCGCGACGAGGTCCGTGACAAGCCCTCAGGTGTCGCCGCCTCTTCTGCTGGCCACAGCAGTCCTCACGTTCCGCCGCCGCCTGCGGCGCCGGAGGTTAACGAGCAGCAGAGCAGAGGCTTCTCCTCTGCTCCGCACACGATGTTCCACCTTCagcagcagcaaccgcagcagATGCCGAGCCATAGCTCGGTGGAGAGCTCGTTTCCGGTCTCCGGCAGCTCCTCCAGTCTCATTAGGCAAAGCAGCTCCCCTGCTGGCTTTCTTTCTCACTTGAACGCTAATAGTG GCTATGGCATGATGAGAGGGATGGGTGGTTTCAGAGATGGAAGTGGCTTCATGATGGATGGAACACACAGATCGAAGGGCCAACTAAGCTTCCCATCGAGGCAAAACTCTGTCTTGTCGCATATCTCCGAGATGGAGAGTGAGGAGGCCATGGAGGGGAGCAGCCCCAGAGAGCGCAGCGGCGATGGCCGGAGTTTCATTTCGGCATTCTCGGTCGCCTCTTGGGACGAGTCCTCTCTGTTCAACAACAGCTTCTCGGGCCTGGAAAGAGGCAGAGAGGTCGAGGAGAAGATGACTGCAGGTCTCATCTCACTGGAACCTCAG AATGGTGAGGGGAGAAACCACGCCTCAGGCGTCCCCCATCAGCTTAGCTTGCCCAAGTCCTCGCCGGTCATGACCGCCATCGAGAAGTTCCTGCAGATCCACGATGCAGTCCCCTTCAAGATCAGAGCTAAACGGGGTTGCGCCACCCACCCGCGAAGCATCGCCGAGAGG GTGAGGAGGACTCGGATCAGCGAGAGGATGAAGAAGCTCCAAGAACTGGTCCCTAACATGGATAAG CAAACCAATACAGCCGACATGCTGGATTTGGCGCTGGATTACATCAAGAATCTCCAGAAACAAGTAAAG GCATTGTCGGAAAGCCGGGCGAGCTGCAGTTGTTCGGCCAGCACTCACAAGCTATACTGA
- the LOC135642591 gene encoding beta-glucosidase 24-like isoform X1 → MELGKGGLLFFVFLLGSSSPCASSAELGRSGFPRGFVFGTASSAYQYEGASREGDKGPSIWDNFTHMHPEKIADRSNGDVAVDSYHRYKEDVAIMKDMGLDAYRFSISWPRILPNGRLSGGVNREGIKYYNSLIDELIAKGLQPFVTLFHWDSPQALEDRYGGFLSYHVVGDFRDYAEICFREFGDRVKHWITFNEPWSYSAGGYAMGILAPGRCSLWEEPGCGAGNSGREPYVVAHHQLLAHAAAVAVYRRKYQSFQKGKIGITLVSNWMVPYSNSKANTDAVERALDFMYGWFMDALTKGDYPFNMRALVKDRLPKFTRKQSRLVKGSFDFIGLNYYTARYVHDLPRSNRVHKSYSTDSCTNATVTRNGIPIGPRAASSWLYIYPRGIRDLLLYTKTKYDNPVIFITENGVSELDKTTSSLEEALEDKMRIDYHRKHLSFVQEAIREGVDVRGYFAWSLLDNFEWFAGYTVRFGINYVDYKDDLKRYPKSSSLWFRKFLGS, encoded by the exons ATGGAGCTCGGAAAAGGTGGTCTtctcttcttcgtcttcctccttGGTTCGTCTTCGCCATGCGCGAGCTCCGCGGAGCTCGGACGGAGCGGCTTTCCGCGGGGGTTCGTCTTCGGGACTGCCTCCTCGGCTTATCAG TATGAAGGTGCCTCTAGAGAAGGTGATAAAGGGCCAAGTATATGGGACAACTTCACCCACATGCAtccag AGAAAATAGCCGACCGGAGCAATGGAGATGTTGCAGTCGACTCTTATCATCGGTACAAG GAAGATGTAGCGATCATGAAGGACATGGGTTTGGATGCTTACAGATTCTCTATATCCTGGCCAAGGATTTTGCCCA ATGGAAGATTAAGCGGTGGAGTGAACCGAGAAGGCATCAAGTACTACAACAGCCTCATCGATGAGCTCATCGCCAAAG GTCTGCAGCCATTTGTGACTTTGTTCCACTGGGACTCTCCCCAGGCCTTGGAAGACCGATACGGAGGTTTCCTGAGCTACCATGTGGT GGGCGACTTCCGGGACTACGCGGAGATCTGCTTTCGGGAGTTCGGCGATCGGGTGAAGCACTGGATAACCTTCAACGAGCCATGGAGCTACAGCGCCGGGGGGTACGCCATGGGGATTCTGGCTCCGGGCCGGTGCTCGCTGTGGGAGGAACCCGGTTGTGGCGCCGGCAACTCCGGCAGGGAGCCTTATGTTGTGGCTCATCATCAACTGTTAGCTCATGCTGcagctgtagcagtgtacagaagAAAGTATCAG TCATTTCAGAAAGGGAAAATAGGCATAACACTAGTCTCCAATTGGATGGTTCCATACTCTAATTCAAAGGCCAACACGGACGCAGTGGAGAGAGCTTTGGATTTCATGTATGGATG GTTCATGGATGCTTTAACAAAAGGTGATTACCCATTCAACATGAGAGCACTCGTCAAGGATCGATTACCTAAGTTTACCAGGAAGCAATCGAGATTGGTCAAGGGATCCTTCGATTTCATCGGACTCAATTACTACACGGCAAGATATGTTCATGATCTTCCGAGGTCTAACAGAGTTCACAAAAGCTACAGCACTGATTCATGCACCAACGCGACAG TGACCCGAAATGGAATACCGATCGGACCAAGG GCAGCATCGTCTTGGCTTTACATCTATCCAAGAGGCATAAGGGATCTCCTGCTCTACACAAAGACTAAATACGACAACCCTGTAATCTTCATTACGGAAAACG GAGTCAGTGAGCTTGACAAGACTACATCGTCACTTGAAGAAGCCCTCGAGGACAAGATGAGGATAGATTACCACCGGAAACATCTGTCTTTTGTGCAGGAAGCTATCAG GGAAGGAGTTGATGTGAGAGGATACTTCGCATGGTCACTGTTGGATAACTTCGAGTGGTTCGCTGGATACACCGTTCGATTTGGGATCAACTACGTCGACTACAAAGATGATCTGAAGAGATACCCCAAGAGTTCCTCTCTCTGGTTTCGGAAATTCCTCGGAAGTTAG